The Glutamicibacter mishrai DNA window CCCAGCTTGTCGTTGGTTTTGCCCGAAGACAGGATCTGGCGGTGCGCGGCCTCATGGGCCAAGAATGCGAACTGGGTGAGCAGGATGCCCACGGCAGCTGCGATCAGCAGCTGGAACCAGCTGTGGCCGAGCAGGATGGAGCCGGCAACGGCCGAACCCATGAGGACCGTCAGAACCGTTCCAAGACCCAGGTAATGGCCGCGCCGGCGACCGGATAAACCTGCATCCTGAACGAGTTTCTTGACGTGGAAGAAGCTTTTGGGATCTCCCGGCCTGATCGAGGGTGCGGTGGATGGAAGTACGGAACTGCTACTCAAGTCGAATCCTTGGCTGTTGTAGCGGGCGACATTTCAGTCGAAAGAACTGAAAGTCTCGGCTCCTCTGCTACCAAGCTTACGGCGGGCTACTGTGAACCAGCCCTAAAAGACCTTAGGTTCAGTAATTGTTAATACTGGACGGTGAGCTTTCCATCCGAAATTTCCCAGCGGGTCGTCAGCCGGACGTTCTCAAGCAATCTCCGGTCGTGGGTCACCAGCAGAAGGGCGCCTTCGTAGGCTTCGAGCGCTTCCTCCAGCTGCTCGATGGCAGGGACATCCAAATGGTTGGTCGGCTCATCGAGGATCAGCAGGTTCACCCCACGGGCCTGGAGCAATGCCATCGACGCACGAGTGCGCTCGCCGGGCGACAAAGAAGCAACCAGAGAACTGGACTGGTCCGCCTTGAGCCCGAACTTCGCCAGGAGGGTCCGTACCTCAGCCGAAGAATATTCAGGGACGGCCAGCTCAAAGGCCTGGCCCAGAGGCAGGTCGCCCGGAAGCTGGCTGCGGGCCTGATCGATTTCACCAATGCTGACCGAACTTCCCAGCGACGCGGTGCCTTGGTCGGGGTATTGCTTGCCGAGCAGCAGATTGAGCAGCGTGGACTTGCCGGCGCCGTTCGGACCGGTGATGCCGATGCGATCTGCGGCGTTCACCTGGACCGAGACCGGGCCGAAGGTGAAATCGCCTTGGGTGAGCTGAGCTTCGTTCAGGGTGCACATGACCGATGAGCCCCGTGGCGCAGCCGCGATGGAAAACTGCAGGACCCATTCCTTGCGCGGTTCGGCGACTTCTTCCAAGCGGGCGATGCGCGATTCCATCTGGCGGACCTTGGCGGCCTGCTTTTCCGAGGATTCGCTGTTGGCGCGGCGCCGGATCTTGTCATTATCCGGTGTTTTGCGCATGGCGTTGCGCACGCCTTGGGATGACCACTCGCGCTGGGTTCGCGCGCGGGCTACGAGGTCCGCTTTCTGGTTTTCAAACTGTTCATAGGCTTCCCGGGCATGGCTGCGGTTGATGGCGCGCTCGGCCAGGTAGGAGTCGTACCCGCCCTCGTAGACGGCAACCTTGTTCTGCGCCAGATCCAATTCGATGATCCCGGTGGTGCAGCGTGCCAAGAATTCGCGGTCGTGCGACACCAGGATGACCGGTGCACGCAGGGAGTTGATGAACTCTTCGAGCAGCTCAAGTCCGGCCAAGTCGAGATCGTTGGTTGGCTCATCGAGCAGGACGATGTCGAAGCGCGAGAGCAATAGGGCGGCTAATGCGACCCGCGCGACCTGCCCGCCGGAGAGGGCAGACATTTCCGTGTCAACAGGCAGGGTGAAGCCCAGCTTCGCGAGAACCTCGGGGATCCGATCCTCCAGGTCCATCGCTCCGGAAGCCATCCAGTGGTCAAATGCCGTCGCGTAGGCGTCATCGGCACCTGGCTTTTCACTGCCCAGATCCTGGGCGGTTTCTTCCATGCGTGCGGTGGCCTGCGCGCACCCGGTGCGACGGGCCAGGTAGGCTTCAATCGTTTCGCCGGGGACGCGTTCATGTTCCTGCGGCAGCCAACCGATGAACGCTGAATCAGGGGCTGTGCTCACGGTGCCCGACTGGGCGGTGGCCGCCTTGGCCAGCAAAGAGAGCAACGTGGATTTTCCTGCGCCGTTGGCTCCCACCACGCCATAAACATCGGAAGTGGTTGCGGTGAAGTTCAAATTGGAGAACAGGGTTCGGTGGGCGTGGCCACCTGCGAGGTCTTTGGCCACGAGCGTTGCAGTCATGGTGTTAAGTCTAGTGCGCGTTAGGCAGCATAAACGGTGATGAGGTTCGAACCACGAAGGGTTCGAACCTCATCAACTTTGCGGGACCTTAATCGGCAGCCTCGCCCAGGCTTTGGAACTTGAGCTGCCGCCGTGCAAGGCGGTGCGCATCAGGAATAGCGCGAGCCAAGGAGATCTCCGCTGCGATGGCGGCCCCGAGTTCCTGGCAGAACTCGCGAGGACGGCTGGCCGCGTCAATCTGTTCTTCCACCACATGGTCAACAAGGCCAAAACTGCAAAGATCTGGTACCCCGATCTTTTGCTGCCGGGCCATCTGCGCTGCATGCTCCGTGGTGCGGTGGATGATCGCACTGGCTCCTTCGGGTGGCAGTGGCGAGAGCCAGGAGTTTTCCGCCGCGAGCGTTCGATCCGCCGGCAGCAAGGCGAGCGCCGCGCCGCCGGTGCCTTGGCCCAGCAGGACTGAAACCGAGGGGGAGCGCAGCCCGATCAATTCACTGAGAGAGCGCGCGATTTCCCCGGCCAAGCCGCCTTCCTCGGACTGCACCGAAAGCTCGGCGCCGGTGGTATCGATGATGGTGACCAGCGGAAGTTTGAGCTCCTGGGCCAGCTGCATTCCGCGACGTGCTTCGCGCAAGGACGCAGGACCCAGGCTGGCGGTCTCCGGATGTCGTGGACGCTGCTGGCCAAGCACGACGCATGGCTGATCGCCGAAGCGGGCCAAGGCCAGCATCAGCCCGGGGTCCTTTTCACCCTGGCCGGTGCCGTTCAAGGGCAACGCCTCGTCGGCTGAGGCCAGCAGCATGCGGGTATCCGGGCGGCGAGGATTGCGGCTGAGTTGCACCGATTCCCAGACATTCTTGGCCTCGCGCACAAAGGGACGTCCTGCCGGGGCCGGGAATCCGCCGCCGGCGGAGACGGGCTGCAAGATCGACAGAGCGCGATTGACCAGGCTCGGCAATTCTTGCGGCGGGACCACGGCATCGATCAAGCCCTTGCGGAAGAGATTCTCCGAAATCTGCACCCCATCCGGGAACTTCTGGTCATAGAGCGCTTCATAGACCCTCGGTCCCAGGAAGCCGAGCAAGGCGCCTGGCTCGGCCACCGTGATATGACCCAGCGATCCCCAGGAAGCCATGACCCCGCCCGTGGTTGGGTGGCGCAGATACACCAGGTAGGGAAGGCCTGCTTCCTTGTGGCGGCGGACCGCATCGGTAATGGAAACCATGCCCAGGAATGCGAGGGTTCCTTCTTGCATTCGGGTGCCCCCGGAGGCCGGGCCTGCCAGCAGCGGCAGCTTTTCGGCGGTAGCCCGCTGGATGGCCGCCACAATGCGATGTGCCGCGGCCTGGCCGATGGAACCTGCCAGGAAATTGAACTCGGAGACGATGACCGCGACCTCGCGCCCGTGGATCCTGCCCTTGCCGGTGATGACCGCTTCATCGGTGCCGCTCTTGGCGGCAGCGGCTTCCAGGTCCGCAGCGTACTGCGCGCTGAGCCTTGGCTGGCGTGGCGGCTGATCCCAGGATTCAAAGGAGTCTTCGTCCAGGACGATGTCCAGCAGCGTCGCGGCATCCATGCGCAGGGTTTTGGTGCTCATCAGGCATTGTCCTTCCGGGAAGCCAGCCACTGCTCAATTTCCTGGGCGTTGGCGTTGAGCACCGGAGGGGCGCTATGAACCGTCCGGGTGGTCTCGTTATTGGTCTGTGCATCAAAGAATCGCAGCGGCGGGCCGGGAAGATTGATCTTGCCCAAGACCTCATGATCCACCTCGACGATGAGGCCTTGAGATTTCACCTGATCCCATTCGTACACCTCTTCAATCGTGCGCACCTTGCCAGAAGGGATGCCGGCCCCATCAAGGGCGGCCAGCAGTTCTTCGGCATCATAGCCGGAGAACGCCCGCTCGATCAGTTCGTTCAATGCCGGACGGTTCTGGACGCGAAGGGCGTTGCTGATGAAGCGCGGGTCATCGGCGGGTAGGTTGAAGCTGCTGGCGAAATTCTGCCAGAGCTTTTCGCTGCCGATGCTGATCTGCACCTTTGAATCCTTGCAGCCGTACAGTCCGTAGGGAGCAATGGAGGGGTGGTGGTTGCCGATGGCTTGGGGGTTTTGCCCCGCCACCATGGCACGTGTTCCCTGGAAGGCATGCACCCCGATGATCGATGCGAGCAAAGAGGTGCGCACCACCTGGCCGCGACCGGTTTTCTCGCGCTCCAACAAGGCGGCCAGGGCACCGTAGGCGCCGTACATTCCGGAGAGCAGGTCAGCGATGGGCACGCCGACCTTCTGCGGATCGTCCGGGCCCGAGCCGGTGATGGACATCAGTCCTGCTTCGCCCTGCAGGATCTGGTCGTAGCCGCTGCGGTGGGCTTCGGGGCCATCGTGGCCGAACCCGGTGATGGACAGGATCACCAGGCGGGGATTGAGTTCGTGCAGAACCTGGGTGCTGAAGCCCAGGCGGTCCAGCACGCCGGTGCGGAAATTCTCCATCAGGACGTCGCTGTTCTTGACCAGCTCCGCCAGCTTCTCCTTGTGTTCCTCATCTTTGAGATTCAGCGACAGCGAGAGCTTGTTGCGGTTGCAGGAGAGGAAATAGGTGGCCTGGCGGTTGTCTTCCGGACCGACAAAGGGCGGGCCCCAGCCGCGGGTGTCATCGCCGGTGCCGACGGTCTCGATTTTGATGACCTTGGCACCGAGGTCTCCCATCATCATTCCGGCGTGCGGGCCAGCCAATGCGCGGGTGAGATCTAGTACTACGTATCCGCTCAGCGGTCCGGTGGCGGTGCCTTGAAGTGTGTCGTTTTCGGCGGTTAGGGAACTCAACAGATCCTCCTCGAATTATTGCGTTTAGATTGTGGGGATGATCGTCTAGAGCCAGCCCGGCAGGACCAGCAGTGCCCAGGCCAGCACCGGTCCGGCGAGCACGACGATGCCGCCATAGCTCAGGACCTGCTTGTAGAAGCGGTCCTTGTCCGTGCCTTCGGGGGCGTTGGCCAGGACCAGTGCGCCGTTGGTGGAGAAGGGCGAAACGTCCACGACGGTGGAGGCGATGGCCAAGGCGCAAATCAGGCCGGTGGCGCTGATCGATCCGGTGTTCAGGAACGGGATGGCCAGCGGGATCAGCGCGGCCAGGATGGCGGTGGAGGATGCGAAGGCGGAGACTACAGCGCCGATGTAGCAGATGAGCAGTCCAGCCAGCAGCGGTGCGCCGAGGTTGGCCACGCCGTTGGAGACGTACTCGATGGTTCCGGCTTCTTCCAGCACGCCCACGAAGGTGAGCATTCCGCAGATCAGCAGGACGGTGGACCAGCTGATCTTGTTCACTGCTCCCTTTTGCCCGGCAGGATTGACCAGTGCCAGAAATACGGCGATGGTGATGGAAACGAAGCCGACGTCGACCTTGAAGCCCAGGGCGATGACTGCCAGTGCGATCAGGCCGATGATGGTCATGGTCTGGCCGAAACGCTGTCCCGGTGCCTTCGGGGCTGCGCCGTCTCCGGCGGGATCGCGGGGGCCGTAGGTGCCTGAGCCGCTGCCCTTGAAGTCGACGTCTGCGGCGTGGGCGCCGGCGGAAACCTTCAGGCGTGCTTCGGCGACACGTTCGGCGATGGCTCCCGCACGCTGGCCGGCCAGCTGGCGTCCGCCAAGAACCAGGAACAAGACGATGGCGATCACCAGGTTGAAGATGAAGCTGGTGAGGAAGAGTGCGGTAGGGCTGAAATCGAATCCGGCTTCTTCGATCAGTCCGTTGACGATGACGCCGTAGACGGCGATCGGGGAGAAGCCGCCGGCCTGGGCGCCGTGGACGATGAGCATGCCCATCATCAGCGGGTTGATCTTGTAGCGCTGGGCGAAGTTCAGGCCGATGGGAGCGATGATCGCGACCGCTGCCGGGCCCAGTGCGCCGATGGCGGTGATGGCCGCGGTGATGGCGAACATGACCCAGGGGATCAGCGAGATCCGGCTGTCAACGAGTTTGACGGCTTTGTCGACGAGGATGTCGATGGTGCCGTTGTTTTGCGCGATGGCAAAAAGATAGGTGACACCCACAAGGGTGAGGAATAGGCCGCCAGGGAAACTGGCGAGAATGTCCTTGGTATCCATCCCAAGGAAGACGGCGCCGAGCAGGAATGCTCCGACAAAGGCCAATGCCCCCATATTGATGGGGAACATCGTGGCGATGATGAACATCACCGCTAGGATGATGATGGAGACTAACGCGACAGACATGGGGAAAATCCTTTTCGTGAAGGCCGCAAAGCGAGTGGTAGTTGGTGTGACTGAAGTCACTGGCTCACTGGCCTAGCCTCCTAGACTCCGGGTGTCTTGTCAAGCAAAATTTCGGTGTAAGTTTGAGCTAGGACACATCAGAAGGAGTGAACGTGGCTGAAGTCAAAAAGCCCAAAGGCTTTGCCAAAGTGCAGCGTCCGCGGCTCTATGAACAGCTCATGCAGCAGATCCTGGCTTTCGTCGAGGAAGAGCAGCTGGGGCCAGGCGATCACCTGCCGGCTGAACGCGAACTGGCAGATCAGCTAGGTGTTTCCCGGGCGACTTTGGCGCAAGCGCTGGTGGCCTTGGAAGTCTTGGGTGTCATCGACGTCAAGCATGGAACGGGCGCCGTCCTGGTGTACCGGCCCAGTGTTGCGACGGTTTTGCGAGAGCTGCATGAACACAAGAACCGGCTCCCGGATATCGTTGAAGCGCGCAGCACCCTCGAGGTGAAATTGGCATCGCTTGCCGCGGAACGACGCACCGACGATGACCTGAAACGCATCAACCACGCGTTGGAGGTCATGGCCCAAGAAATTGCCGATGGGGACCGTGGCGAAAAGGGCGACGAGCTTTTCCATGAGGCTATTACCGGGGCTGCGAAATCGTCGGTCTTGCAGAAGCTGATGACGTTCATTTCTGAAATGGTGCTTGAAACGCGGCTCGAATCCCTAGGGCAGCCCGGGCGTCCGGAACGGTCCTTGGAATCGCACCGGAAAATCACCGAAGCGATTGCTGCCGGTGATCCGAAGGGTGCGGCTGCAGCGATGCAGGAACATATCGAGCTGGTTTCCGATGTGGCCCTGTTGAAAGAGATTCAGTAAAATCTCAAGCTACTACTTACCCGAAGGGCTCGTATTCAACAGTTTGAGCACGTCGTCCTGCTCTACCTGGCTGAAGTCCTTGTAATACGCGCCAACCGCACCGACTTGCCGAGGCTTCAAGAGTTCAACGAGGCCATCGGCCAATGGCGCGAGTTCGGCGAAGGATTCCGGTGCTATCACCGGGGACGCGACGGTGACCGAGCGCGGGTGCAGCTTCGCTATGAGATCAAGAGATGCCTTCATGGTCGCACCGGTGGCAATACCGTCATCGCAGAGAACCACTGATTGCCCGGCAAGATCCGGCGTGTAGGCCTTGAACGCGTGGGCCAAAGCCAAGAGATCCGCGTGGGTCCCGTTTTCCACGGATGACAGTTCATCGTGGCCGAAATACTGCAGCGCGCGTCGATGCACTTCGGGATTGAGGTAGCGGCCACTGGTGCTGGCATACTGCGCAATGGCGCCGAAAGCCAGTTCTGGACTGCTGGGCACACCCAGTTTGCGCACCGCCAAGGCGCCTAGTCGAGCTCCCAGGGACTGGGCTACTTCATAAGCAATGGGAACACCTCCGCGCAGCAGCCCGAGCACCGTGTACTCACCGGCAGGCAAGGTCGTGGCCAGCTTCATGCCCAACGCGGCGCCTGCGTGGCTACGATCATCAAACCTGGAACTGTTGTCACTGACCATGGTTCCAGTCTTGCCCAATCCCAGTGAAATGAATAGCGTCTAGCACGGAACTCTCGCTGTGTTGAGCCCGCGATAGTTACTGGTAGCATTTTCCGGTGCGTCAAATTCCAGAAAGAACACGAGATCTCCGACTTGATGCGGCTAAAGGCATCCTGATTATCTTGGTAGTTCTTGGGCACTTGCTCGAAGCGACAGCTGGATGGAATGCGCGTTCAACCCGGCTGCCACTGACCGCGATTTATATGTTTCACATGCCAGCATTTGTTTTTCTCGCTGGCGTCACCGCTAAGCCGACGCAATTGCCCAAACGAATTGGCACTTTTCTTGTCATGCTGGCTTTGTTCCAAAGCCTCTACTTCATCGAAGTGCATTTGATTGGACTGAACAAGACTTTTTCGTTACTAATCCCATTTTGGATTTTGTGGTTCTTGCTGGCTATGTGCTGGTGGCAACTGATAATGCCGCTTATCCGAAAATTCCCGAGGACCTCTATAGCGGTTTCACTTTTGACTGCGATTTTTTCAGGAACATTCGAGTCCATCGGCTACGACCTTACGCTGTCGAGGACTTTGGTATTCCTGCCATTCTTTGTAATCGGGGCTACATATGGGCAGGTAATACTTCGTATGGCTTACCAATTGCCAAGAGTGGCTAAGCTTGTTGGTGTCATCGTGGCAGGCGTTGCTTGGACGTATCTTTACGCGCAGAATATTCGTCCAGGTTGGCTTTACGGAAGTTTCTCGTTCGAGCGTTTGAAGGTCGAAGACGGAGCCGGAATCCTGATTCGTATCGGATTGATGATCATTGCAATGCTTGTCGTGCTCACATTCTTGTCTTTGACGCCAAAGTCCAGCACCGTGTTAGTGGCACTCGGGAGGCGCAGCTTGGCTATCTTTGCATTGCATGGATTCATAGTTTTGGCGGTCACGCCACTCATGCCGATCGTTCTGCAAAAGAGTGGAAATGTTATCGCAGTCGGAATTTGTCTGCTTTTGACCGTGTTTACTGTAGCTAGTTTCTCTTTGCCTGTTTTTGACAGGACTATCCGCAGAATTAGTCAGGCAACAATTAGTTTAATATCGAAACCATTTGTCTCTCGGAACGCCTCATAGATTGCTAGCCTTTTGGCTCGCCTGAGGTAAGAAGTTGAACGCATATCCAACATAAGCGACCGTTCAAGATCACTTGATCTTGCACGGCCGCTTACGTATAGATTTTTCTCAGCTATGGGTTCTTAGACCTGGTTGCCCAGCTTGAAGCCCTTGGAAGCCTGGCCGTGGTACGAGCCATCTTCGTCGCCTGCGCGGGTGAAGGAGAAACCGTCGGCACCAATGGTGACTTCGAGCTCGGAGTCATCGGTACGCTCGATGACTTCTTGCACGTTGCCGTCCAGGTCCAGGACCTTGGAAGCTTCGGTGTACCACGATGGCACAACCGGGTTGCCCCACCAGTCGCGGCGCTGGTTGTCGTGCACGTTCCAGGTGATGGTCGGATTGTCCGGATCACCGGTGTAGTAATCCTGGGTGTAGATCTCGATGCGGTGGTCATCTGGATCCAGGATGTACAGGTAGAACGCGTTGGAGACACCGTGGCGGCCTGGACCGCGCTCGATGCGATCCGAGATGCGCAGGGCGCCCATCTTGTCGCAGATCTGGATGATGTTGTGCTTCTCATGGGTGGAGAAGGCTACGTGGTGCAGGCGCGGGCCGTTGCCACCGGTCAGTGCGGTGTCGTGAACGGTGCCCTTGCGGTGCATCCATGCTGCGTAGGTGGTGCCTTCATCATCCTGGATGTCTTCGGTGACGCGGAAGCCAAGATCTTCAAGGTACGCGCGGCCACGAGGTACGTCCGGGGTGACCTGGTTGAAGTGGTCCAAGCGGACCAGTTCGCCAGCTGAGTACAGGTCGTAGCGCATGTGCAGACGCTCGACGTGGGTGGTCTCGAAGAAGAATTCGTAGGGGAAGCCCAGCGGATCCTCGACGCGCACGGCGTCGCCGATGCCCTTGACGAAACCTTCCTTGCGGCGCTCGGTGCGGCAGCCCAATTCCCTGTAGTAGGCCTCGGCCTTGTCTACTTCTTCGGTGGAGCGGACACGGAAAGCCATGGCCTTCAGCGCAGCCACTGGGCCCTTGGTCAGCACCAGGTTGTGGTGGATGAATTCCTCGAAGGAACGCAGGTAGATCTGGTTCTCGTCCTCGTAGGAAACGTGAAGGCCCAGGACGTCAACGTAGAAGTTGCGCGAGCGCTCCAGGTCGGTGACTACCAGTTCGGCGTAGGCGCAGCGCAGGATATCCGGTGCTGGAACCGAAGGGGTGGGAATCGGGTTTGCGATCTCTTTGCTCATGATTTGCTCCTTTGCAAACAGGAAAGATTGGTGGGGGAAGCCGAAGCTTCCTAGACGCCGAACTTAGGGGAGTGGGCTTCGTTCAGGGTGATCTGGATGGACTGCTGGGTGGTGTAGAAGTCCACCGAACGGTAGCCTCCCTCGCGTCCCAGGCCCGAAGCCTTCACGCCGCCGAATGGGGTGCGCAGGTCGCGGACGTTGTTCGAGTTCAGCCAAACCATGCCGGATTCAATCTGGTGCGCGAAGTTGTGCGCGCGCTTCAAGTTGGAAGTCCATACGTAGGCGGCCAGGCCGTACTTGGTGTTGTTGGCCAGCTCCAGCGCTTCCTCGTCGGTATCGAACGGGGTAATAGCAACCACTGGGCCGAAGATTTCGTCCTGGAAGATCTGTGCATCAGGGGCGACATCGGCGAAAACGGTCGGAGCAACGTAGTTGCCCTCTTCGAATCCTTCTGCACGGCCGCCGCCGGCCAGCAGACGGCCTTCCTTCTTGCCGATTTCGATGTAGCTCATGACCTTCTCGAAATGCTTAGGATGCACCAGCGAGCCGACCTCGGTCTTCGGATCGCTTGGCAGGCCAACACGGATGTTCTTGGCGCGTTGCGCGAACTTGGCGACGAAGTCATCGTAGATGTCGCGCTGGACCAGCACACGGGAGCCGGCCGTGCAGCGCTCGCCGTTCAGCGAGAACACGCCGAAGACGGTGGCATCCAATGCAGCATCCAGATCGGCATCGGCGAAGACCACTGCCGGGGACTTGCCGCCTAGCTCCAGGGACAGGCCCTTGAAGAACGGGGCAGCCGCGGTGGAGATGGTGGCGCCGGTGGAGGAGTCGCCGGTGAAGGACACCAATGGCACATCCGGGTGCTTGACCAGGTAGTCGCCGGCCACGGAACCGGAGCCGAAGATCAGGTTGAAGACGCCTTCTGGCAGGCCGGCTTCGCGGAAGATATCCGGCCACAGGCCAGCGGAGAGCGGGGTGTAGCTGGCAGGCTTCATGACCACGGAGTTGCCGGTGGCGATGGCCGGGGCCAGCTTCCAGGACTCCTGCATGAATGGCACGTTCCATGGGGTGATCAGCGCGGCCACGCCAATCGGCTTGCGGTTCACGTAGTTCATCTGGCGGCCTGGCACGCGGAAGGAGTTATCCACCTGGGCGACGATCAGATCGGCGAAGAAACGGAAGTTCTCGGCCGCTCGGCGTGCCTGGCCCTTGGCCTGGGTGATCGGCAGGCCCGAGTCGTAGGACTCCAGCAAGGCCAGCTCGTCATCGCGGGATTCGACGATGTCAGCGATCTTGTGCAGCACGCGGGAGCGCTCGCGTGGCAGCATCTTGGACCAAGGGCCTTCCTTGAAGGCCTTGCCGGCGGCTGCCACGGCCAGGTCAACGTCGGCCGGCTGCGCCGATGCAGCGGTGGCGTAGTTGGTGTTGGCCACTGGCTCCTGGACATCGAAGGTTTCCCCGCCGATGGAGTCCACGAATTCGCCGTTGATGTAGTGCTGCAGGTGGGTTGGCAGATTTTCTGGTACGAAGTGCTTGCTCAAGGCAATTCCTTTCGTGCTGGTGAGTGTTGGTGGGTCGTGAAAATTCAGGTTCTAGATCGCGCTGGGTTCCATGCCCGCAGCCTTCAAATAGCTGTTCAGGGTATGGGCGCGGTGTTCGCGGCAGGCCGCTTCGATCTGCGCCGGGGTGGCGTGATCGGCGATTAAGTCCAGGAGCGCATCGTGTTCCTTGACGGATTCACGGGCGCGGTAGGGGATATGGGTGAAGCTGCTGGCCCGCATGGCCGCCAGCCGGCGCCAGCCGCGCTGCACCAGATCCAGGATGTGCGGGTTGGGGCACTGTCCGTAGAGCAGTTGGTGGAACTCGGTGTTCATCCGGGTGAAGGCCACCGGGTCGAAATCCTCCAGGCACTGGCGCATCTTTTCGTTCAGCTCCCGGGCCTTGGCCAGCCAGGCGGCATCCATGGAGCCGGCGGCCAGGGCGGTGGCGGCCGGTTCGATGACCATCAGCGTCTGCATGGTGTGCAGGTACAGGGTCGAATCCACGTGGGCCACGGTGGCGCCGACATTGCGGGTGAAGTGCACCAGGCCTTCGGCTTCGAGCCGGCGGATCGCTTCGCGCACCGGGACCACCGAGCAGCCCAGTTCTTCGGCGATGGTGCCCAGCACCAGGCGGTAGCCTGGCGAGTAGGCGCCATTGTTGATGCGCTCGGAGACCAGCTGGTAGGCGGCTTCGGACTTCGAGGCGGTCATTACAGCACCCATGAGTCCAGCTCCGGGCTGCCGGCGTCTTTCCACGCGTTGTACTTGGCTTTCCATTCCGCGTTCATCGGGAACAGGCCTTCGATGGCGTAGCCGCGCTTGACCATGGCGAAGATGAACTCGTCATTGGATTCAGTGACCACAGCCTCGGCGGCGACTTCCTCCACCAGCGCCGGCGGGATGACCACGATGCCATCGGAGTCCGCGACAATCACGTCGCCTGGCTGGACCGAGACGCCGCCGCAAGCCACGGTAATGTCCTTGTCCCAAGCCACGTGCTTGCGGCCGAGCACTGCCGGGTGGGCGCCGTTGTAGAAGACCGGGATCTCCAAGTTGGAGACCGCGTCGAGGTCGCGCACACCGCCATCGGAGATGATGCCGGCTGCGCCCAGCTGCTGGGAGCGCAGTGCCAGGATGTCGCCCAGAGTGGCCGAGCCGGTTTCGCCGCGGGCTTCCATGACCAGGATTTCGCCGCTGTTCAGCGAGTCGATGGACTGCTTCTGGGTGTTGTAACCGCCGCCGTGGGCCTTGAAGAGGTCTTCGCGGTTGGGGATGTAGCGCAGAGTTCGGGCGGTGCCGATCACGCGCTGCATGCCCTTGGTGGCGCCGGGGACTTCGATGTTCACATTGTTCAGGCCGCGCTTGCGCAGGGTCGCGGACAGGGTGGCGGTGGCCACCGAGGCGAGCTGTTCGCGCACGGCATCGGTCAGGGCGTCCTTGCCGGTGATCACCGGAGGCAGGCCGGCCGAAGTGCGATCGCCGTAGGCATCTTCCTTGTCCTTCTCGTTGACCTTCGGCTGGTTGCCGAACGAGCCGAAGGCGGCGGTGCCCTCGGTGGCGGTGGTCTTCAGCTTGCCGGTGGAGGTGCCGGTGATCAGGTCGGTGACTTCGACTTCCACCACGTCGCCCGGGAAGAAGACGGTGGAGCCCGCGGGGGTGCCGGTCAGGATGATGTCGCCTGGCTGCAGGGTCATCTGCTGGGAGAGGTCGGCGACGATTTGCGCGAAGGAGAAGAGCAGTTCCGAGGTGGTGGCGTCCTGGGCGAGGTTTCCGTTGACCCAGGTCTGGACGCGCAGCTTGGCTGGGTCCAAGGAAGCGGCATCGAGCAGGTTGGGGCCTAGCGGGGTGTAGCCGTCGCCGGACTTGGAGCGGATGTTGGATCCCTTGTCCGCGTACTTCATATCGTGTACGCCCAGATCGTTGGATGCGGTGATCGAGCCGACGTAGGTCCAGGCTTCTTCCACCGAGACCCGGCGGGCTGCGGTGCCGATGATCAGAGCGATTTCGCCTTCGAAGGCCAGAAGCTCGGTGCCGGCTGGGCGCTCAACGGTGCCGTTGGTGGCAGACAGGGAGCTGGATGCCTTCAAGAAGTAGCTGGGGAATTTAGGGGTACGCCCGCGCTGTGCTGCGCGGGAGGAGTAGCTCAGGTGCACAGCCAGAACTTTGCCTGCCTGGGCGAAGGTCTCTTCGGTTACTGGGACAGTAG harbors:
- a CDS encoding ABC-F family ATP-binding cassette domain-containing protein, with protein sequence MTATLVAKDLAGGHAHRTLFSNLNFTATTSDVYGVVGANGAGKSTLLSLLAKAATAQSGTVSTAPDSAFIGWLPQEHERVPGETIEAYLARRTGCAQATARMEETAQDLGSEKPGADDAYATAFDHWMASGAMDLEDRIPEVLAKLGFTLPVDTEMSALSGGQVARVALAALLLSRFDIVLLDEPTNDLDLAGLELLEEFINSLRAPVILVSHDREFLARCTTGIIELDLAQNKVAVYEGGYDSYLAERAINRSHAREAYEQFENQKADLVARARTQREWSSQGVRNAMRKTPDNDKIRRRANSESSEKQAAKVRQMESRIARLEEVAEPRKEWVLQFSIAAAPRGSSVMCTLNEAQLTQGDFTFGPVSVQVNAADRIGITGPNGAGKSTLLNLLLGKQYPDQGTASLGSSVSIGEIDQARSQLPGDLPLGQAFELAVPEYSSAEVRTLLAKFGLKADQSSSLVASLSPGERTRASMALLQARGVNLLILDEPTNHLDVPAIEQLEEALEAYEGALLLVTHDRRLLENVRLTTRWEISDGKLTVQY
- a CDS encoding carboxyl transferase domain-containing protein → MSTKTLRMDAATLLDIVLDEDSFESWDQPPRQPRLSAQYAADLEAAAAKSGTDEAVITGKGRIHGREVAVIVSEFNFLAGSIGQAAAHRIVAAIQRATAEKLPLLAGPASGGTRMQEGTLAFLGMVSITDAVRRHKEAGLPYLVYLRHPTTGGVMASWGSLGHITVAEPGALLGFLGPRVYEALYDQKFPDGVQISENLFRKGLIDAVVPPQELPSLVNRALSILQPVSAGGGFPAPAGRPFVREAKNVWESVQLSRNPRRPDTRMLLASADEALPLNGTGQGEKDPGLMLALARFGDQPCVVLGQQRPRHPETASLGPASLREARRGMQLAQELKLPLVTIIDTTGAELSVQSEEGGLAGEIARSLSELIGLRSPSVSVLLGQGTGGAALALLPADRTLAAENSWLSPLPPEGASAIIHRTTEHAAQMARQQKIGVPDLCSFGLVDHVVEEQIDAASRPREFCQELGAAIAAEISLARAIPDAHRLARRQLKFQSLGEAAD
- a CDS encoding CaiB/BaiF CoA transferase family protein; this translates as MLSSLTAENDTLQGTATGPLSGYVVLDLTRALAGPHAGMMMGDLGAKVIKIETVGTGDDTRGWGPPFVGPEDNRQATYFLSCNRNKLSLSLNLKDEEHKEKLAELVKNSDVLMENFRTGVLDRLGFSTQVLHELNPRLVILSITGFGHDGPEAHRSGYDQILQGEAGLMSITGSGPDDPQKVGVPIADLLSGMYGAYGALAALLEREKTGRGQVVRTSLLASIIGVHAFQGTRAMVAGQNPQAIGNHHPSIAPYGLYGCKDSKVQISIGSEKLWQNFASSFNLPADDPRFISNALRVQNRPALNELIERAFSGYDAEELLAALDGAGIPSGKVRTIEEVYEWDQVKSQGLIVEVDHEVLGKINLPGPPLRFFDAQTNNETTRTVHSAPPVLNANAQEIEQWLASRKDNA
- a CDS encoding SLC13 family permease gives rise to the protein MSVALVSIIILAVMFIIATMFPINMGALAFVGAFLLGAVFLGMDTKDILASFPGGLFLTLVGVTYLFAIAQNNGTIDILVDKAVKLVDSRISLIPWVMFAITAAITAIGALGPAAVAIIAPIGLNFAQRYKINPLMMGMLIVHGAQAGGFSPIAVYGVIVNGLIEEAGFDFSPTALFLTSFIFNLVIAIVLFLVLGGRQLAGQRAGAIAERVAEARLKVSAGAHAADVDFKGSGSGTYGPRDPAGDGAAPKAPGQRFGQTMTIIGLIALAVIALGFKVDVGFVSITIAVFLALVNPAGQKGAVNKISWSTVLLICGMLTFVGVLEEAGTIEYVSNGVANLGAPLLAGLLICYIGAVVSAFASSTAILAALIPLAIPFLNTGSISATGLICALAIASTVVDVSPFSTNGALVLANAPEGTDKDRFYKQVLSYGGIVVLAGPVLAWALLVLPGWL